From the genome of Cryptococcus neoformans var. neoformans B-3501A chromosome 1, whole genome shotgun sequence, one region includes:
- a CDS encoding hypothetical protein (HMMPfam hit to KH, KH domain, score: 55.6, E(): 1.4e-13) has product MDLYTTSFTYPNPRSKSHQSNGSPKIPLSTPVLTTGPGPGPGIASITTNNVFNNGADPSSETVPKLSLTSAISTSSTTAKSSSAVVATPPQIEKDWETVQKLALDITTREGCLVTVTRESIDGESRSGSSEPSMTSGGTPVPATKVWNFHLSGGYQPVMAARGAILRETPQGNRITLKVPCSEILDSPAASVSALKADVAGRLEKIASECKAQVSVIGIEVSAGGGPTVLATANGEGVRSTEVKGEAESKSTDIATDVPDAKPNGEEETCASSVTPPYVTRSLGLETERMCELVITGSMESVEIAKICLLVMLDEMSGLHAESCDIDYKLHNIIAGRKRNAIQQIQEETATNIYFPTPLVGVLNSPQPGSQQGVGYRHVQMNMTGVGVQPTGPMAMPMTGTMSHSHGVPCPSMDMNGAGGGPLGLPRMNGNYHHQHNAHGRHAPPVYNPHQHVQYPYQPQPLNIDPSTTRGMPYNGPRMHYPMHQGHIPMSVNHTGFQSIPGSRIGSPMPPHVPSPHPGMNQMGIHPHHSQPSFPHPQSLHPMQNPLVSNVQMGTFDMPNNINMGMGIDPAMGQITVPHPGLSVHGGEQGVLGKSNQIWITGEFFGVQRARDMLLNIAMQKCKLVISRDTAILPRKLDWLLTEKIEDVKTIMNDNGTYIQVPSVGSQASLITVFGDHRVNIERTIRSVMALACQFYVASFWLLPIAFDVFMPQPTLNPAQMQPILKRIAHSSGAEVVFKSNCFEMHGLEQQVKTAVMMVLEQDIVHNFHREIRFQIELANEHRDFISGKKNGKINKIMKTTNVKIKFETFNDYNFLIDISGTDGDALKGLSMLQEELPAEVSFHVPESYHKRIIGVSGKNIQKIMKLHGVYVKFSNAEEFAALGGYTDNEDNVVARTPAKNAVNLESLKQAVMELDKDYTVESVTIPRRYHRTLLGEKGIFIHDIETKTNSVFRFPYKETASDVVTIFGPESQVHIAAAMLLDHVPFEADLPVPPNPELSRLVASADFILFTERIKRDHQIAIVPSSKLGLGNEAIFKFRCQRSNVDFLGTAIDALEDWLSQNNIQVYPKNVNKRPESFTDAFSHFNSKLLSTTNSTEFDGDLDRRVKQTAASVVATEDVRALFNAPGNGFRLGDESNLGLVSSLNYQDPRKSTDRWPGSISQQPPVASRTESDHQKRDSDPIINHRIRQASTGHTSSLSTHLHPHSRPRISSNRHQSLDISQLNFSRALTGGPPAFGSVPLSPTAANSSPNTATAPYFPHVGPHPIRANVTGRGGYGSAASVDVEGVAQTMGNMQLSHQ; this is encoded by the exons ATGGACCTTTATACGACATCATTCACTTATCCTAACCCCCGATCAAAATCCCACCAATCTAATGGGTCGCCCAAAATCCCCCTGTCCACTCCAGTATTAACAACTGGTCCGGGACCTGGACCAGGCATCGCCAGTATTACAACAAACAACGTCTTTAATAATGGCGCTGATCCGTCATCGGAAACTGTTCCCAAATTGTCCCTGACCTCTGCCATCTCGACTTCTTCGACCACTGCtaaatcttcttccgcgGTCGTTGCGACCCCTCCACAGATAGAGAAAGACTGGGAGACTGTGCAGAAGCTTGCCCTTGATATTACCACTCGCGAAGGATGTTTGGTGACCGTGACTCGAGAAAGTATTGATGGGGAATCAAGGTCTGGTTCATCTGAACCGTCGATGACGAGTGGAGGTACCCCTGTTCCTGCAACCAAGGTTTGGAACTTCCATCTTTCGGGAGGCTACCAGCCCGTTATGGCTGCTCGTGGTGCTATCCTTCGTGAAACACCGCAAGGTAATCGAATAACATTGAAAGTTCCTTGCTCAGAAATCCTAGACTCACCAGCCGCAAGCGTCAGTGCGCTCAAAGCGGATGTGGCCGGAAGGCTGGAGAAAATTGCTTCGGAATGCAAGGCACAGGTATCTGTCATTGGTATCGAAGTTTCCGCTGGCGGCGGGCCTACTGTACTAGCGACTGCGAATGGTGAAGGAGTCAGAAGTACTGAGGTGAAAGGCGAGGCTGAATCCAAGTCGACAGACATTGCAACGGACGTGCCTGACGCAAAACCCAATGGCGAAGAGGAAACCTGCGCATCATCTGTAACCCCTCCATATGTTACTAGATCGCTAGGACTGGAGACCGAACGCATGTGCGAGCTTGTAATCACAGGTTCAATGGAGAGCGTTGAAATTGCGAAAATCTGCTTGCTGGTGATGTTGGATGAGATG AGTGGTCTTCATGCTGAATCATGTGACATCGATTACAAACTTCATAACATCATCGCCGGTCGCAAGCGTAACGCAATTCAACAAatccaagaagaaacagCTACCAATATCTATTTTCCTACGCCTCTTGTTGGAGTCCTTAACTCTCCCCAACCTGGTTCTCAGCAAGGTGTAGGATATCGACATGTTCAAATGAATATGACAGGTGTTGGGGTGCAGCCGACTGGACCTATGGCAATGCCAATGACAGGTACTATGTCCCATAGCCATGGTGTGCCTTGTCCCAGTATGGATATGAATGGGGCCGGTGGTGGGCCCCTGGGCCTGCCCAGAATGAACGGCAACTATCATCACCAACATAATGCACATGGTCGCCACGCACCTCCCGTCTATAATCCCCATCAACATGTTCAGTACCCGTATCAACCACAACCCCTCAATATCGACCCCTCAACCACCCGTGGAATGCCGTATAATGGCCCGCGGATGCACTACCCGATGCATCAAGGTCATATCCCGATGTCTGTCAATCATACAGGGTTCCAGAGTATTCCTGGGAGTAGAATCGGATCCCCCATGCCCCCTCAtgtcccttctcctcatccagGAATGAACCAAATGGGTATTCACCCGCATCATTCCCagccttcttttccccatccccagaGCCTTCATCCGATGCAGAATCCTCTCGTCTCTAATGTTCAAATGGGGACGTTCGATATGCCAAATAACATCAATATGGGAATGGGCATCGATCCTGCGATGGGCCAGATTACCGTGCCTCACCCTGGATTGAGTGTCCATGGCGGAGAGCAAGGTGTGCTGGGCAAATCGAATCAGATCTGGATCACGGGAGAATTTTTCGGGGTGCAAAGAGCGCGCGATATGTTGTTGAACATTGCGATGCAGAAG TGCAAACTGGTGATATCGAGGGATACGGCTATTTTACCGAGAAAACTTGATTGGCTTCTCACtgagaagattgaagatgtAAAGACCATCATGAACGATAATGGAACTTACATCCAAGTCCCCTCTGTAGGCAGTCAGGCCAGCCTTATAACCGTCTTTGGTGATCATCGAGTCAACATCGAAAGGACAATTAGAAGCGTCATGGCTTTG GCCTGCCAGTTCTATGTTGCCTCCTTCTGGCTGTTGCCCATCGCCTTTGATGTCTTCATGCCCCAACCAACTCTCAACCCGGCGCAGATGCAGCCAATTCTCAAACGCATAGCTCACTCTTCAGGCGCGGAAGTGGTGTTCAAATCAAACTGTTTTGAGATGCATGGCTTGGAGCAGCAAGTCAAAACAGCGGTCATGATGGTACTGGAACAGGACATTGTTCAT AATTTCCATCGGGAGATTCGGTTCCAGATTGAGCTTGCTAACGAACACCGCGACTTTATCAGtggcaagaagaatggcAAAATCAACAAGATCATGAAGACTACAAACGTCAAAATAAAATTTGAGACGTTCAATGATTACAACTTCCTGATAGATATCTCTGGTACGGATGGCGACGCTCTGAAGGGGCTATCTATGTTACAGGAAGAACTTCCCGCGGAAGTTTCTTTCCATGTGCCAGAAAGCTATCATAAGCGCATCATTGGCGTTAGTGGAAAGAATATCCAAAAGATCATGAAGCTGCATGGGGTGTATGTCAAGTTTTCAAATGCGGAAGAGTTCGCGGCACTTGGCGGCTACACAGATAACGAGGATAACGTTGTTGCGAGAACGCCGGCAAAGAATGCGGTTAATTTGGAAAGTTTGAAACAAGCGGTCATGGAGTTG GATAAGGATTACACAGTAGAGAGTGTGACGATCCCTCGTAGATACCACAGGACTCTTCTAGGGGAAAAGGGCATATTTATCCACGACATCGAGACTAAAACAAACTCTGTATTTAGATTCCCTTACAAAGAGACTGCCAGTGACGTCGTCACCATCTTCGGACCTGAATCGCAAGTGCATATTGCTGCAGCAATGCTCTTG GATCATGTACCTTTCGAAGCTGACCTTCCGGTGCCACCCAATCCCGAACTCTCGCGCCTTGTGGCATCTGCGGACTTTATCCTCTTCACAGAGCGTATCAAGAGAGACCACCAAATTGCCATTGTTCCATCGTCTAAATTGGGCCTGGGGAATGAAGCAATTTTCAAGTTCAGGTGTCAGAGAAGCAATGTGGACTTCTTGGGAACAGCGATAGATGCGTTGGAGGATTGGTTGAGTCAGAATAAT ATTCAAGTATACCCTAAAAACGTCAATAAACGCCCAGAATCCTTCACTGATGCCTTCTCCCACTTCAACAGCAAGCTCCTCTCGACCACAAATAGTACTGAATTTGACGGAGACCTCGATCGACGGGTCAAACAGACAGCCGCATCAGTTGTGGCTACGGAGGACGTTAGGGCATTGTTCAATGCTCCGGGGAACGGGTTTCGATTGGGCGACGAATCCAATTTGGGACTTGTGAGCTCGTTGAACTATCAGGATCCAAGGAAAAGCACAGACCGCTGGCCTGGATCGATA TCTCAACAGCCACCAGTCGCTAGCCGCACTGAAAGCGATCATCAGAAACGCGACTCTGATCCAATCATCAACCACCGCATCCGGCAAGCGTCAACCGGGCATACTTCATCTCTATCAACTCATTTACACCCCCATAGCCGGCCACGTATATCATCAAACAGGCATCAATCACTCGATATCTCACAGCTGAATTTCTCTCGAGCTCTGACAGGCGGGCCTCCTGCCTTCGGATCTGTCCCACTTTCTCCCACAGCTGCAAATTCCAGTCCCAACACTGCAACGGCGCCGTATTTCCCTCATGTAGGACCTCATCCTATCAGGGCTAACGTGACGGGCAGAGGAGGGTATGGTAGTGCTGCAAGCGTGGACGTTGAGGGTGTGGCTCAAA CAATGGGCAACATGCAATTATCTCATCAATAG
- a CDS encoding hypothetical protein (Match to ESTs gb|CF192687.1|CF192687, gb|CF191910.1|CF191910, gb|CF194495.1|CF194495; HMMPfam hit to PRA1, PRA1 family protein, score: 95.2, E(): 1.6e-25) — MDLVNHLNNVQNYAKSFKDTQIRHPGEFFDYQRVSRPRDMQEYLKRASYNVRYFSANYAIVVALLGIYSLITNPLLLISLAFLVGGFLAINRFVPEPIEFNGKTITPQNLYVCLFVIGIPLLWYAAPISTFFWLVGSSGCVIGAHAGLLEPPVESEYAGLETV; from the exons ATGGACCTCGTAAATCACCTGAACAACGTTCAGAACTACGCAAAGTCCTTCAAGGACACACAAATCAGACACCCGGGAGAGTTCTTCGACTACCAGAGGGTCTCAAGACCCCGGGACATGCAAGAGTACCTGAAGAGGGCCAGCTACAACGT TCGTTACTTCTCAGCCAACTATGCCATCGTAGTCGCCCTTCTCGGTATCTACAGTTTGATAACCAACCCTCTTCTACTGATCTCTCTCGCCTTTCTTGTGGGAGGATTCCTTGCTATCAACCGATTCG TTCCTGAGCCGATAGAGTTTAACGGTAAAACCATCACCCCTCAAAACCTCTATGTCTGTCTTTTCGTCATTG GCATTCCACTTCTGTGGTACGCCGCTCCGATCTCGACCTTCTTTTGGCTCGTGGGAAGCTCTGGTTGTGTCATTGGAGCACATGCGGGACTGTTGGAACCTCCTGTCGAATC TGAGTATGCCGGCCTTGAGACTGTGTAG
- a CDS encoding hypothetical protein (HMMPfam hit to Pkinase, Protein kinase domain, score: 189.1, E(): 8.6e-54), producing the protein MAEEPILDPFTSQPPLTRAAAKRIATASPSKPSSARSAKRVREGTPIIAGDGYSTPRATTVTPMKGMEELGEPADEQGEACPNAHLTIGSIDVNTSEAESVLFSEKTTVLQNEEMEGTVETDGPTSQNLSGDVRLHAHRDDSTRAEQDLFMPEATSTSTQRYTTKDHVIMPPPTDVPSHKRRSSSLYDPFTAPAAEGSKLDRMTEVLEKQKKRSFTEMDVSEFPLEAEWDEEDEAEDPYSDESYHSGDTEDFEMDHRPVLQRTAVKKDIRDFTNSLSLLRDGSIHGIPYKVVDRLGEGTFSSVYLAYDSLHHLHSNEYWLGHKDGTNQTSDKRAVRVALKKILVTSSAIRIENELAILEELRGCRNVSQLITAFREEDQVIIVLPYHQCDDFRHFFKHMDPRHMRSYMRDLFQSLKDIHQRGVIHRDVKPANFLYDYENETGVLVDFGLAERYCPPQEATCQHAPATSTSLQGFKIKTPDTSVVEQAVYDARKRSKLGGGRVGFPHEDKRPAIRTNRAGTRGFRAPEVLLKCPDQTVAVDVWSAGIILFSILTQKFPAFNSSDDIEALMEIAAIFGKTAMERYRTIISNVPTLDDPPSSLTELILTLNPHLYTPHSSSPTPEEAKKHIEAIDDALDLVTKLLRLDCTKRLTAAQALRHPFVAGRDGEWDESDNEEVLSSTREMECW; encoded by the exons ATGGCAGAGGAGCCCATTCTCGACCCTTTTACTTCGCAACCGCCTTTGACTCGTGCAGCGGCCAAGCGTATCGCGACCGCTTCTCCCAGCAAACCTTCCTCCGCGCGTTCAGCCAAACGCGTCAGAGAAGGTACTCCAATTATTGCTGGTGACGGGTATTCCACTCCTCGAGCAACCACTGTGACTCCTATGAAGGGCatggaagagctgggaGAGCCAGCAGATGAACAGGGCGAGGCATGTCCTAACGCGCATCTTACTATAGGGTCCATTGACGTTAACACGAGTGAAGCAGAAAGCGTGCTTTTTTCGGAAAAGACAACAGTTCTACAAAatgaggaaatggaaggaaCGGTGGAGACAGACGGACCTACAAGTCAAAATCTGTCTGGCGACGTCAGACTACATGCGCATAGGGATGACTCCACCCGAGCAGAACAGGACCTATTCATGCCGGAAGCGACGAGTACATCAACCCAACGATACACGACCAAGGATCATGTCATTATGCCCCCTCCTACCGATGTTCCATCCCATAAACGCCGCTCATCGTCTCTATACGACCCTTTCACCGCTCCAGCTGCTGAGGGTAGTAAACTCGATCGCATGACCGAGGTCCTTGAAAAGCAGAAAAAGCGTTCTTTCACAGAAATGGATGTCTCTGAATTTCCTCTGGAAGCTGagtgggatgaagaggatgaagcggAAGATCCGTATTCAGACGAAAGCTACCATTCCGGGGACACGGAGGACTTTGAGATGGACCACAGGCCTGTATTGCAGAGAACAGCTGTCAAAAAGGATATCAGGGATTTTACCAACAGTCTGAGTCTGTtaagagatggaagcatCCATGGGATTCCTTATAAAGTGGTTGACCGATTAGGGGAAG GGACGTTTTCTTCGGTATACCTCGCCTATGACTccttgcaccaccttcaTTCAAACGAGTATTGGCTCGGCCACAAAGATGGGACCAACCAAACGTCCGATAAGCGCGCAGTCCGAGTTGcattgaagaagatcttGGTCACAAGTAGCGCAATCAGAATAGAAAATGAGCTGGCTATCTTAGAAGAGTTGAG GGGCTGTCGCAATGTCTCGCAACTAATCACTGCGTTCCGTGAGGAAGATCAGGTTATTATTGTCCTTCCATATCATCAGTGCGACGATTTTAGG CATTTCTTCAAACACATGGACCCGCGTCACATGAGGTCATATATGCGTGATCTCTTCCAGTCCCTTAAAGACATACACCAGAGAGGTGTTATTCATCGTGATGTGAAACCTGCAAACTTCTTGTATGATTATGAGAACGAAACTGGCGTCCTTGTAGATTTTGGTCTTGCCGAA CGCTATTGCCCACCACAGGAAGCCACATGCCAACACGCACCCGCCACATCCACTTCTCTGCAGGGCTTCAAGATCAAAACACCCGATACTTCTGTTGTCGAACAAGCTGTGTATGATGCGCGCAAACGCTCCAAATtaggtggaggaagagtggggTTTCCCCATGAAGACAAAAGACCCGCGATTAGGACAAATAGGGCCGGAACAAGAGGTTTTAGAGCTCCTGAAGTGTTGCTAAAGTGTCCGGATCAGACTGTCG CGGTCGATGTGTGGTCGGCTGGTATCATACTTTTCTCTATACTGACACAAAAATTCCCGGCGTTCAATTCAAGCGACGATATTGAAGCTTTGATGGAGATCGCTGCAATATTCGGAAAAACAGCCATGGAGCGGT ACCGTACTATAATATCAAATGTGCCGACACTCGACGAccccccttcttctttgaccgAATTAATCCTTACGCTCAATCCACATCTTTACACTCCTCACAGCTCTAGTCCTACgccagaagaagcgaagaaaCACATCGAAGCCATTGATGATGCTCTTGATTTGGTCACAAAGCTTCTTCGTTTGGACTGTACCAAGCGGCTTACTGCAGCACAAGCTCTGAGACACCCATTTGTGGCTGGGAGGGATGGTGAATGGGATGAATCTGACAACGAGGAAGTTTTGTCGAGCACGCGTGAAATGGAATGTTGGTGA
- a CDS encoding hypothetical protein (HMMPfam hit to MMR_HSR1, GTPase of unknown function, score: 114.9, E(): 1.9e-31), which yields MPRKTPISNKRRKEQLLVRRALKRGDISIEDHDAIRTQQKLKTEKRGPGAVAARSGGPVDTTSRKLQSKFIALSADYVARTRDLAYALPLQRPLAPESAVFPLEILQDRDPKRRLRCPSRPKFRYGQTKTEVEKNEEGVFKKWLKDIEEVVHEWVDGDEEQVYVGESIYQVPRGPTWFETNLEVWRQFWRVTEASQILLLLLDSRCPPLHCPPSLRTHLKSLVPSKEIILVLTKSDLVDSKALEGWKKWVRSWWGQESVHIVSVRSYDTELLREGKGRRKPDIPQQSLDELISALQAAHERLLHSPNRDKDDKELDNWKPPVRSSVDWASLKDEDHIPDPRVDTVEENIGPQNSVGKLPSGQGDEQSTPEEAKAPSTEPLTLGLIGQPNVGKSSLLNALLGEQKVRASRTPGKTKHFQTMFWGPKKEIKIVDCPGLVCPSLAGLEIQAMAGIIPIAQIPSLPSCILFASAHMPIEAIFRVHLDIDVQDDTGAFASKKTYRNAEQAERAKQREEEERRGVRWTVGGVLEARALDKGFMTAKGGRPDINRAANGMMRALADGKVKWGFYPPGMTGKTDMGIWLGDDDPEGVEEGDTAGASWDERNDDDEGFISEESEFADQRADEEVEAEEVESQQSGEEAASSNVKQIGGFFAALEVSDNEEEGSEDEDIGDANE from the exons ATGCCCCGCAAAACGCCCATATCTAACAAACGTCGCAAAGAACAGCTCCTCGTCAGACGTGCGCTTAAGCGAGGGGACATTTCAATTGAGGACCACGACGCTATTCGCACTCAGCAGAAACTCAAGACCGAGAAAAGGGGCCCTGGAGCAGTCGCTGCTAGGTCGGGAGGCCCAGTGGATACAACCTCGCGAAAGCTGCAATCAAAATTCATCGCGCTATCAGCAGATTACGTGGCCAGAACAAGAGACTTGGCATACGCGTTGCCCTTACAGCGACCACTGGCCCCGGAAAGTGCAGTCTTCCCTTTAGAGATCCTTCAAGACAGAGATCCAAAGCGTAGACTTAGATGTCCTTCTAGACCAAAATTCCGGTATGGTCAAACCAAGACAGAAGTCGAGAAGAACGAGGAGGGCGTATTCAAAAAATGGCTGAAGGATATAGAAGAGGTGGTGCATGAATGGGtcgatggagatgaggagcaAGTGTATGTCGGAGAATCGATCTATCAAGTACCCAGGGGTCCAACATGGTTTGAGACTAACCTTGAAGTTTGGCGACAATT CTGGCGCGTCACAGAGGCGTCTCAAATTCTGCTTTTACTTCTTGACTCACGATGTCCCCCACTTCATTGCCCTCCATCCCTCCGCACACATTTGAAATCGCTTGTGCCTAGTAAAGAAATCATATTAGTTCTTACGAAGTCTGATCTTGTAGACTCTAAAGCGTTGGAAGGCTGGAAGAAATGGGTTAGAAGCTGGTGGGGCCAAGAGAGCGTCCATATTGTATCCGTGAGAAGTTACGATACTGAGCTACTACGGGAAG GCAAAGGAAGGCGTAAGCCTGATATCCCTCAGCAATCTCTAGATGAGCTCATATCGGCCCTGCAAGCCGCTCACGAAAGGCTCTTACACTCTCCTAATAGAGACAAAGATGACAAAGAGCTGGACAACTGGAAACCCCCGGTCAGATCCTCGGTCGATTGGGCCTCCTTGAAGGACGAAGATCATATACCCGATCCCAGAGTGGACACCGTGGAAGAAAATATCGGACCACAAAATTCCGTAGGAAAGCTTCCCTCGGGGCAGGGAGATGAGCAGAGTACACCTGAAGAAGCTAAAGCTCCCTCCACGGAGCCTCTTACTCTTGGTCTCATCGGCCAACCTAACGTTGGCAAATCGTCACTCCTGAATGCCCTCCTGGGAGAGCAAAAAGTGCGGGCCAGTCGAACGCCAGGCAAG ACTAAACATTTTCAAACAATGTTTTGGGGACCTAAAAAGGAAATTAAGATAGTGGATTGCCCAGGGCTTGTGTGTCCTTCCTTAGCAGGGTTAGAAATACAGGCTATGGCAGGTA TCATACCTATCGCACAGATACCTTCTCTCCCGTCGTGTATTTTATTCGCCTCGGCACATATGCCCATTGAAGCCATTTTCCGTGTGCATCTTGATATTGATGTTCAGGACGATACCGGCGCCTTTGCATCGAAGAAGACATATAGAAATGCTGAGCAGGCGGAGAGAGCCAAacaaagggaagaggaggaacgCAGGGGAGTTAGGTGGACTGTTGGAGGGGTACTGGAAGCAAGAGCATTGGATAAAGGCTTTA TGACCGCGAAAGGGGGAAGACCCGATATAAATCGGGCCGCGAACGGAA TGATGCGTGCTCTTGCGGATGGTAAAGTGAAGTGGGGCTTTTACCCGCCTGGAATGACTGGAAAAACAGACATGGGAATATGGCTGGGAGACGATGACCCTGAAGGAGTAGAAGAGGGAGATACGGCAGGGGCAAGCTGGGATGAAAGgaacgacgatgatgaggggtTTATCAGTGAGGAGTCAGAATTTGCTGACCAGAGggcagatgaagaggtagaggcggaagaggtCGAGAGCCAGCaaagtggagaggaggCTGCAAGCTCCAATGTCAAGCAGATTGGAGGGTTTTTCGCGGCTCTGGAAGTGAGTGAtaatgaggaagaaggatctgaggatgaagatatCGGCGACGCAAACGAGTAG
- a CDS encoding hypothetical protein (HMMPfam hit to PALP, Pyridoxal-phosphate dependent enzyme, score: 319.5, E(): 5e-93) has protein sequence MSNSATQPQHHWHGVLSSALDAVGHTPLIRLDRIAAEEGFKCNLLGKCEFFSAGGSVKDRIAKRMIEHAEKSGQLIPGKSIVIEPTSGNTGIGLALACALKGYKCIITLPAKMSLEKEVMLKALGAEIVRTPTEAAFDSPESHIGVARTLQQAIPDSVILDQYSNPNNPLSHYFGTYEEIMYALETSNLPRKDMTLLVAGAGTGGTITGLARAIRDSEAHVYPSGSDCSNPINGKSNGFKASRTLILAVDPVGSILGGGEPGNYEVEGIGYDFFPDVLDREPQLIDEWLKTTDDESFEATKRLIKREGLFVGGSSGSAFAGALYYLQSPAGRHIAEDPEANVVILFPDGVRNYMSKPWFLTENNAREGQELRAKIKDVIGRDLGDVHGGRATNNVNKH, from the exons ATGAGCAACAGCGCCACTCAACCTCAACATCACTGGCACGGAGTCCTCTCCTCGGCCCTAGACGCCGTAGGCCACACTCCGCTGATCCGTTTGGATCGTATTGcggctgaagaaggattcAAGTGTAATCTCT TGGGAAAATGTGAATTTTTCTCGGCTGGTGGATCCGTCAAGGACCGTATAGCAAAACGGATGATAGAGCACGCAGAGAAATCGGGACAACTTATTCCAGGAAAGAGTATCGTAATTGAGCCGACTA GTGGAAACACAGGTATCGGCTTGGCCTTGGCATGCGCACTAAAAGGATATAA ATGTATCATCACGCTCCCAGCAAAGATGagcttggagaaggaagtaaTGTTGAAAGCGCTGGGCGCAGAAATAGTTCGCACACC CACTGAGGCGGC GTTTGACAGTCCAGAGAGCCATATAGGAGTGGCTCGGACCCTTCAACAAGCTATCCCTGACTCAGTCATCCTTGATCAGTATTCCAACCCAAACAACCCTCTTTCTCATTACTTTGGAACCTATGAGGAAATCATG TATGCCTTAGAAACTTCGAACTTGCCTAGGAAAGATATGACTCTTCTCGTTGCTGGGGCAGGCACGGGTGGAACTATTACGGGCTTAGCACGCGCTATACGAGACTCGGAAGCTCATGTTTACCCTTCTGGCAGCGACTGCAGCAATCCTATAAATGGCAAATCCAATGGATTCAAGGCATCAAGGACCCTGATTTTGGCTGTTGACCCAGTCGGTTCTATCCTTGGCGGCGGCGAGCCAGGCAACTACGAAGTTGAAGGAATTGGCTAC gatttCTTTCCAGATGTTCTTGATCGTGAACCTCAACTCATCGACGAATGGTTAAAAACCACGGACGATGAGTCCTTCGAAGCTACAAAACGCTTAAT aaaaagagaagggcTCTTCGTCGGAGGCTCTTCGGGCTCGGCCTTTGCTGGAGCTCTGTATTACCTTCAATCACCTGCAGGCCGTCATATTGCTGAAGACCCCGAGGCGAATGTTgtcattcttttccctgATGGCGTGAGGAACTATATGAGCAAGCCATGGTTTTTGACAGAGAATAATGCccgagaaggccaagagtTGCGCGCGAAGATTAAAGATGTGATTGGAAGGGATCTGGGAGATGTTcatggaggaagagcaacCAATAACGTCAACAAACATTGA